Proteins encoded within one genomic window of Candidatus Methylomirabilota bacterium:
- a CDS encoding sulfatase-like hydrolase/transferase — MIRDLLITIRHRPSPTAPRTLGLLSLIPWLQLFGALLAFVLIAFFTATQSDLSNYISPGESPFFQWIRIHITKLLWLGLAYLVLTSMLQYLAMRGAREDFPLALTAFVGLELCAVGMLAYALVHRWDGLLGWGHTLLQASLILQAYLMVWRLREPAPKRPNHLLEFRDTGGAVFLPSLFFFAALPVFVDPSWQHMQQYTQFDSSLETILSRLFPAVISGVTGVWFGIGTLVLLAGVRFFSRRLDVYPRLQSWVFFLPFFAIAALYVAVCLTSLTYAIAWELGALRLDSALLPLFILLAGGGGAVSYAAFQRIAPLAPRNSGHSLIGMIALSMGAALLFPVTWLLTRRGCGRWAWRLVLASSLLAPLVLGYLVVYGDLFHPWYTVFSYLKGAMLKIAAVIAAGIQVLIFEELRVPDSVRQTETKRRWVVIAATVAVGFLPFAALEQYREIKASMLESNEFSIVDATYARALSDLVGAESWARLGQDPKPNHHQEPWPLPWTLKKTGPSLLPEDFNLIVIVVDALRGDAFHSAGYHRNLTPFLDQWANEEAIAFRRAYSQGGGTFAAFPFLVAGRSRFTMYGPHLQHKNLFFKIAQAEGIQKIMVVKEFGPRAIFPPDYPVIELRGSRPASDQHSVPADEVFGWAQDAITKHVKGERFLAFLHLMDVHNDLWKKADGIDFGNSLRDLYDNNLSYVDRAFRRFVVWLKRHDIYDRTVILLTSDHGEQFWEHGASLHGHTVYEEEIRIPLILLVHGIRGQVDVPVVAADIAPTLAELAGYAVHPPYNDPHMGISLVPLLLGKEQDRYLHRDIVGRASFKRRYFLYRTWEWKLVYSAEFDLLQLFNTVKDPMERSNLLQEEPELATELERELLGYLEKVEGKSYRTLLSNMW; from the coding sequence ATGATCAGGGATCTTCTCATCACTATTCGGCATCGTCCCTCACCAACAGCCCCCCGCACATTGGGGCTACTCTCCCTCATCCCTTGGCTCCAGTTGTTCGGCGCGCTGTTGGCTTTCGTACTCATCGCTTTCTTTACCGCGACGCAAAGCGACCTCTCGAACTATATCTCCCCGGGAGAAAGTCCGTTCTTTCAGTGGATCAGGATCCACATCACCAAGTTACTCTGGCTTGGGCTTGCGTACCTCGTGCTTACCTCCATGCTGCAGTACTTGGCAATGCGTGGCGCTCGCGAGGACTTTCCCCTTGCCCTGACGGCTTTCGTGGGTCTGGAATTGTGCGCGGTTGGCATGCTCGCGTACGCGCTCGTCCACCGGTGGGACGGGCTGTTGGGCTGGGGACACACATTGCTGCAAGCATCTCTGATCCTCCAAGCATATCTGATGGTCTGGCGCCTCCGCGAACCAGCACCAAAACGACCCAATCACCTTCTGGAGTTCCGGGACACAGGCGGTGCGGTATTTCTCCCGTCGCTTTTCTTCTTCGCTGCTCTCCCCGTGTTCGTCGATCCCTCCTGGCAGCACATGCAGCAATACACGCAGTTCGATTCCAGCCTTGAGACCATCCTGAGTCGACTTTTCCCGGCAGTAATATCAGGTGTGACCGGCGTGTGGTTCGGGATCGGGACCTTAGTGTTGTTAGCCGGGGTGCGGTTTTTCTCGAGGAGACTGGATGTCTACCCGCGCTTGCAAAGCTGGGTTTTCTTTTTGCCATTCTTCGCCATCGCTGCACTCTATGTTGCAGTATGTCTGACGTCACTGACGTATGCGATCGCGTGGGAGCTCGGTGCGCTCCGCCTCGACAGCGCCCTATTGCCCCTGTTCATTCTTCTGGCTGGAGGCGGAGGAGCCGTGAGTTACGCCGCCTTTCAACGAATTGCCCCCCTTGCTCCCCGAAATAGCGGACACAGCCTGATCGGAATGATTGCCCTCTCCATGGGAGCTGCACTGTTATTCCCGGTCACGTGGCTCCTAACCCGCCGCGGGTGCGGTCGATGGGCCTGGCGGCTTGTGCTGGCCTCTTCGCTGTTGGCACCTCTGGTATTGGGGTACCTGGTGGTGTACGGTGATCTTTTTCATCCCTGGTACACGGTGTTTTCCTACCTAAAAGGCGCCATGTTGAAGATCGCCGCCGTGATCGCGGCGGGAATCCAGGTCTTAATCTTTGAAGAGCTTCGCGTACCTGACTCAGTCCGCCAGACTGAAACAAAGAGGCGGTGGGTTGTGATTGCTGCCACCGTTGCCGTAGGGTTCCTTCCGTTCGCTGCGCTTGAGCAATACCGGGAAATCAAGGCCTCCATGTTAGAGTCCAACGAGTTCAGTATCGTCGATGCGACCTATGCGAGAGCGTTGTCCGACCTCGTGGGAGCAGAAAGTTGGGCCCGCCTGGGGCAGGATCCAAAGCCCAACCACCATCAAGAACCTTGGCCCCTCCCCTGGACCTTAAAAAAAACCGGTCCCTCTCTCCTTCCTGAGGATTTCAATCTCATCGTGATTGTCGTGGATGCGCTCCGCGGGGATGCCTTTCACTCCGCCGGGTATCATCGGAATCTTACTCCTTTTTTGGACCAGTGGGCCAACGAAGAAGCCATTGCTTTCCGCCGAGCCTATAGTCAGGGAGGCGGAACGTTCGCTGCCTTTCCCTTCTTGGTTGCTGGAAGAAGCCGTTTTACCATGTATGGGCCACATCTGCAGCACAAGAATCTCTTTTTCAAGATCGCACAAGCCGAGGGCATACAAAAGATAATGGTGGTGAAGGAGTTCGGACCTCGGGCGATATTTCCCCCAGATTATCCGGTCATCGAATTGCGTGGATCACGGCCCGCCAGTGATCAACACTCGGTTCCTGCCGACGAAGTGTTCGGCTGGGCCCAAGATGCCATTACGAAGCATGTCAAGGGGGAACGGTTCCTTGCCTTTCTCCACCTGATGGATGTGCATAATGATCTGTGGAAGAAAGCAGATGGCATAGACTTTGGCAACAGCCTGAGGGACCTCTACGACAACAACCTTTCGTATGTGGACAGGGCATTTCGCAGGTTCGTCGTGTGGTTGAAACGCCATGACATTTACGATCGAACCGTCATCTTGCTGACCTCTGACCATGGTGAGCAGTTCTGGGAACATGGAGCAAGCCTTCACGGCCACACCGTGTACGAAGAGGAGATTCGCATCCCCCTGATCCTGCTGGTGCACGGCATTCGAGGGCAGGTGGATGTTCCGGTGGTCGCCGCAGATATAGCGCCCACCTTGGCTGAGCTGGCGGGCTACGCAGTCCATCCGCCATACAACGATCCCCACATGGGGATCTCCCTTGTTCCTCTCCTGCTCGGAAAGGAACAGGACCGGTATCTCCACAGGGATATCGTTGGAAGGGCGTCCTTCAAGCGCCGATACTTCCTATACCGGACTTGGGAATGGAAATTGGTCTACTCTGCCGAATTCGATCTTTTGCAGCTGTTCAATACAGTCAAAGACCCCATGGAGAGAAGTAATCTGCTCCAAGAGGAACCGGAGCTGGCGACTGAGCTGGAAAGGGAATTGCTGGGATATCTCGAAAAAGTGGAGGGAAAATCCTATCGGACGCTCCTCTCGAACATGTGGTGA
- a CDS encoding NUDIX hydrolase, whose translation MKKPPEIPWKTLSTKLIYSNKWLSLREDVAELPDGRTTIYGVVTCGHCVGILPFLDPDTVLLIQQYRYVAQRVTWEMPTGGAHPGESTEEAAQRELAEEIGYRAGRLIPVSTYHTSKSVMDETAHLFLAEELVKLERPPRDETEFIEVRPFPFREVLQMVLAGEIVDGMTVIAVLLAARRKTC comes from the coding sequence ATGAAGAAACCGCCAGAGATCCCGTGGAAGACTCTCTCTACCAAACTCATCTACAGCAATAAATGGCTCTCGCTCCGAGAAGACGTCGCAGAGCTGCCCGATGGACGCACGACCATCTATGGCGTGGTCACATGCGGCCATTGTGTCGGTATCCTCCCCTTCCTCGATCCCGACACGGTGCTGCTGATCCAGCAGTACCGCTACGTGGCCCAACGGGTAACATGGGAGATGCCCACCGGAGGAGCCCACCCCGGGGAGTCGACCGAGGAGGCGGCCCAACGCGAACTCGCTGAAGAGATTGGCTACCGGGCTGGCCGGCTGATCCCGGTGAGCACCTACCACACGAGCAAGAGCGTCATGGACGAGACGGCCCACCTCTTCCTCGCGGAAGAGTTGGTCAAACTCGAGCGGCCGCCCCGCGACGAGACGGAGTTCATCGAGGTCCGCCCCTTTCCCTTTCGCGAGGTTCTGCAAATGGTCCTTGCCGGCGAGATCGTGGATGGCATGACCGTTATCGCCGTCCTTCTCGCCGCCCGCAGGAAAACCTGTTGA
- a CDS encoding YncE family protein, whose protein sequence is MATALMTVALVGCLPSREVPRVTTVHVGQWPNDVVFDPGSQRVFVANEGSATITVLRSDGQKVGTIVLTTRARHLAVDPGLGHLYAPNEGSAFVAAFGTRDLEQRFRVAVRQRPHGIAVDPSSHRVFVGNEGEESLTAFDGRTGQVLFTVPVGPGPGGVAADPVTGRVFVVSVKTDRVIVVDGEKGRRLGEIPVGRGPTHLGVNGETGLVYVLNTEANSVTVFDGRTMGLLTTLPVGNYPIGIALDEKAGRVYIVNNRANTLSIVNEASLEVLGTSRIPQNVSNITLNSSEGLLYLSLKSDNQVALIRVRDP, encoded by the coding sequence ATGGCGACCGCTCTCATGACTGTTGCGCTTGTCGGATGTTTGCCGAGTCGCGAGGTCCCCCGCGTCACAACGGTTCATGTCGGCCAGTGGCCCAATGACGTGGTTTTTGACCCAGGCTCTCAGCGGGTCTTTGTCGCCAATGAGGGAAGTGCTACCATTACCGTCCTCCGATCGGATGGGCAGAAGGTCGGGACGATCGTGCTGACCACGAGGGCGCGACATCTGGCGGTAGACCCCGGGCTTGGTCATCTGTATGCACCGAACGAAGGCAGCGCATTTGTGGCAGCTTTTGGTACGCGGGATTTGGAGCAGCGCTTCCGCGTTGCCGTCAGGCAACGGCCCCATGGGATTGCAGTCGATCCCTCATCCCATCGGGTCTTTGTCGGCAATGAAGGCGAGGAAAGCCTCACGGCCTTTGATGGCCGGACGGGACAGGTTCTCTTTACGGTCCCGGTGGGACCGGGGCCCGGGGGTGTCGCCGCGGATCCTGTAACGGGACGGGTCTTCGTGGTGAGCGTGAAAACCGATCGGGTCATTGTGGTCGATGGGGAAAAGGGTCGCCGACTCGGTGAGATCCCGGTCGGTCGTGGTCCTACTCATCTCGGTGTTAACGGGGAGACCGGCCTCGTGTACGTCCTGAATACAGAGGCCAACAGTGTTACCGTTTTTGATGGTCGAACGATGGGCCTTCTTACTACCCTCCCCGTCGGCAACTACCCCATCGGTATCGCCCTTGATGAGAAGGCGGGGAGGGTCTATATAGTAAACAACCGAGCGAATACCCTTTCCATTGTGAATGAAGCGTCATTGGAGGTGCTCGGAACGAGCCGGATCCCGCAGAACGTCTCGAACATAACACTCAACTCCTCTGAAGGGCTTCTGTACCTCTCGCTGAAGAGCGACAATCAGGTTGCCCTCATCCGAGTCCGCGACCCCTGA
- a CDS encoding peptidylprolyl isomerase, translating into MATKQWGTQPGMQIDPNKTYRAMIETNKGSIEVELSPQHAPKTVNNFVFLAREGFYDGVSFHRVISDFMIQGGDPTGTGRGGPGYTFEDEVEGNPLNHEGGVIAMANAGPNTNGSQFFITLSSQPHLNGKHTVFGKVVKGQEVVDAIRQGDRMERVQVSEG; encoded by the coding sequence ATGGCTACGAAGCAGTGGGGTACTCAACCTGGAATGCAGATTGATCCAAACAAGACGTATCGAGCAATGATCGAGACCAACAAGGGCAGCATTGAGGTGGAACTCTCTCCGCAACATGCACCGAAAACGGTCAACAACTTCGTTTTCCTCGCCCGCGAGGGGTTCTACGATGGCGTATCGTTTCACCGCGTGATCAGCGATTTCATGATTCAGGGGGGGGATCCTACGGGTACAGGTCGAGGTGGTCCTGGCTACACGTTTGAAGATGAAGTAGAGGGGAATCCACTGAACCACGAGGGGGGAGTGATCGCGATGGCGAACGCTGGCCCGAACACGAACGGGAGCCAGTTCTTCATTACGCTTTCGTCGCAGCCACACTTGAATGGGAAGCACACAGTGTTCGGGAAGGTAGTGAAGGGGCAAGAGGTCGTGGACGCAATTCGGCAGGGCGATCGGATGGAGCGGGTGCAGGTAAGCGAGGGCTAG
- a CDS encoding TIGR04282 family arsenosugar biosynthesis glycosyltransferase, with protein MAKTPRAGEVKTRLCPPLSTKEAAELYRCFLLDKIEQVRTLTKASPAIAYTPDEGRPFFEEFAPGFVLLPQRGADLGFRLANNFDQLLGRGYRAALAIDSDTPTLPTHFLEEALDLIATPTIDLVLGPSDDGGYYLIGLRKLHRELFEEMAWSTADVMPETIRRAEAMGVNVATLPLWFDVDIPDDLERLKASLKSAEGDVARHTRGFFKERAE; from the coding sequence ATGGCAAAGACACCACGGGCAGGCGAGGTGAAGACGAGGCTCTGTCCTCCCCTCTCTACCAAAGAAGCGGCTGAGTTGTACCGCTGTTTCCTGCTCGACAAGATTGAACAGGTGAGGACGCTCACCAAGGCGAGTCCCGCCATCGCCTACACGCCTGACGAAGGAAGGCCCTTCTTTGAAGAGTTCGCGCCGGGCTTTGTCTTGCTCCCCCAACGAGGCGCCGATTTGGGGTTCAGGCTGGCAAACAACTTCGATCAGCTTCTTGGAAGGGGATATCGGGCGGCACTCGCCATCGATAGCGACACACCCACGCTCCCCACTCATTTTTTGGAGGAGGCCCTCGATCTCATTGCGACACCAACGATCGACCTTGTGCTGGGCCCGAGCGACGATGGCGGCTACTACCTGATTGGCTTACGCAAACTTCACCGGGAACTGTTTGAGGAAATGGCCTGGAGCACTGCCGATGTCATGCCAGAGACCATCCGGCGGGCCGAGGCCATGGGGGTGAATGTGGCTACTCTTCCACTCTGGTTCGACGTTGACATCCCTGACGATCTGGAGCGATTGAAGGCGTCGCTCAAGAGTGCGGAGGGGGACGTGGCCCGGCATACCCGGGGATTTTTCAAGGAGCGCGCAGAATGA